A stretch of the Uranotaenia lowii strain MFRU-FL chromosome 3, ASM2978415v1, whole genome shotgun sequence genome encodes the following:
- the LOC129758702 gene encoding ADP-ribosylation factor 1-like — translation MGNIFANLFNKLFGNIEERIVMVGLDAAGKTTILYKLKTGEIITTIPTIGFNVETIQYNNVSFNVWDLTSADKLRPLWKHYVQEARGVIFVVDSNDRERISEVDYELKRMLSEEEFKDMNLLIFANKQDLPGAMSVAEIIEKLNLNSLQNHNWHVQTTCALSGKGLYEGLDWLSRELLNARRNGGVHD, via the coding sequence ATGGGGAACATATTCGCGAATCTGTTCAACAAACTGTTTGGAAACATCGAAGAAAGAATTGTGATGGTTGGATTGGATGCTGCCGGTAAAACGACTATTTTATATAAACTGAAAACAGGGGAGATAATAACAACAATTCCAACGATTGGCTTTAACGTGGAGACAATACAATACAACAACGTTAGTTTCAATGTGTGGGATTTAACAAGTGCGGATAAGCTTCGACCACTGTGGAAGCATTACGTCCAGGAAGCGCGAGGTGTCATCTTCGTAGTAGACAGTAACGATCGGGAACGGATTAGTGAAGTAGATTATGAATTGAAGCGAATGCTGTCAGAGGAAGAATTCAAAGATATGAATTTGCTGATATTCGCCAACAAACAAGATCTACCGGGAGCGATGAGCGTAGCCGAAATTATCGAAAAGCTGAACTTGAACTCCCTGCAAAACCACAACTGGCACGTTCAGACGACTTGTGCACTCAGCGGCAAAGGGCTTTATGAGGGGCTCGATTGGCTGTCCAGGGAGCTGTTGAATGCGAGACGCAATGGGGGTGTTCATGACTAA